AAATCTCCGGCCAGGGTCACGACCTGGTGCTCGACACGCTGTCGTTCTACAAGCCCAAGCAGCCCGGTTCCTACCCGATCGTGCTGGCGACCTACGAGATCGTGTGCTCGAAGTACCCCGACTCCGGGGTCGGTGCGGCGGTGAAGGGATTCCTGCAAAGCACCATCGGGGCCGGGCAGAACGGCCTGGCCGACAATGGCTACATCCCGATTCCCGACGCGTTCAAGGCGAGACTGTCTGATTCCATCAACGCCATCACATAGCCTGAGGTGGTCGTGACACGAGGAACAGCAACCAGCCCGTCGACCGCGGAAGAGCCGGCATCAACGGCGCTGAGTGCGCGCGTGGCGCGGCGGGGCGACCGGCTGTTCAAGCTGGTCGCCGCCACCGCGGGCTCGACGATCGTGGTCGCCATCCTGTTGATCGCGGTCTTCCTGTTGCTGCGCGCGCTCCCGTCGTTGCGGGTCAACCACGCAAACTTCTTCACCAGCGCCGAGTTCAGCACCAGCAACCCCCACAAGCTGGCCTTTGGCATCCGCGACCTGCTCATGGTCACCGTGCTCAGTTCGCTGACCGCGCTGGTCCTGTCCGTTCCCATTGCGGTCGGTATCGCGGTGTTCCTCACCCAATACGCGCCGAAGCGGCTGGCGCGCCCGTTCGGCGCGGTGGTAGACCTGCTCGCCGCGGTGCCGTCGATCATCTTCGGGCTATGGGGAATCTTCGTCCTCGCCCCCCAAATCGAGCCGGTGGCGGCGTTTCTCAACCGGCACCTGGGGTGGTTTTTCCTGTTCAAGCAGGGCAACGTGTCGTTGGCCGGTGGTGGCACCATCTTCACCGCCGGTGTTGTGCTCTCGGTGATGATCCTGCCGATCGTCACCTCCGTCTCGCGCGAGGTCTTTCGGCAGACCCCCCACATCCAGATGGAAGCGGCGCAGGCGCTGGGCGCCACCAAGTGGGAGGTGGTGCGGATGACCGTGCTGCCCTTCGGCCGCAGCGGCGTCATCGCCGCGTCGATGCTGGGGTTGGGACGCGCGCTGGGCGAGACGGTGGCGGTGCTGATCATCTTGCGTTCGGCCGCGCGCCCGGGGCATTGGTCGCTGTTCGACGGCGGCTACACGTTCGCCTCCAAGATCGCGTCGGCGGCCGCGGAGTTCAGCGCCCCGCTGCCCACCGGCGCCTACATCTCGGCGGGATTCGCCCTGTTCGTCCTGACGTTCATCGTCAACGCGCTGGCCCGCGCGATCGCCGGCGGCAAGGTCAACGGATGACGGGCTCATGACGGTTGACGCGCTCGACCGGCCGGTCAAGGCCGAGGTGTTCCGGCCGCTCAGCTTCCGGCGGCGGATCACCAACAACGCCGCGACGATCTTCTTCCTCGCGTCGTTCCTCATCGCGCTGGTGCCGCTGATCTGGGTGCTGTCGATCGTGATCCAACGAGGCTGGTACGCCGTGACGCGGTCGGGGTGGTGGACCCACTCGCTGCACGGCGTGCTGCCCGAACAGTTCCTCGGCGGCGTCTACCACGCGCTGTACGGGACGCTGGTGCAGGCCGGGGTGGCTGCCGCCCTGGCCGTGCCGCTGGGCCTGATGACCGCGGTCTTCCTGGTGGAATACGGTTCGGGCCGCCTGGTGCGGCTGACCACGTTCATGGTCGACGTGCTGGCCGGGGTCCCCTCGATCGTCGCGGCGCTGTTCATCTTCAGCCTCTGGATCGCCACCCTGGGCTTCCAGCAGAGTTCCTTCGCGGTGTCGCTCGCCTTGGTCCTGCTGATGCTGCCGGTGGTGGTGCGCTCCGCTGAGGAAATGCTCAGGTTGGTGCCCGACGACCTGCGCGAGGCCAGCTACGCGCTGGGTGTACCGAAATGGAAGACCATCGTGCGGATCGTGTTTCCGATCGCGATGCCCGGCATCGTTTCCGGCATCTTGTTGTCCATCGCGCGGGTGATCGGCGAAACCGCGCCGGTGCTGGTGCTGGTCGGCTACAGCCGGTCGATCAACTTCGACATCTTCCACGGCAACATGGCCTCGCTGCCGCTGCTGATCTACACCGAACTCACCAACCCCGAACATGCCGGATTCCTGCGCATCTGGGGTGCGGCGCTGACACTGATCATCATCGTCGCGGTGATCAACGTCGTTGCCGCGGCCACCCGCTTTCTGGCGACCCGCCAACGCTGAGCGAGGGGTGTCGGGTCAGGACTTCGCGGCCGCTTTCTTGGCCGGAGCCTTCTTGGCGGCCGTCTTTTTCGCCGGTGCCTTCTTGGCGGCGGTCTTTTTCGCGGGTGCCTTTTTCGCGGGCGCCTTGCCGTCACCGCCCCCGGAGCGCGCCTTCACGCTGGCCTCCAGCTTGGCCAGCAGATCGGAGACGTCTTCGGTCTCATCCAGCTCTTTGGGCTTCTCCTCGGTGGTAAACGCCTCTCCGCCTTCGAGTTTGGCTTGGACCAACTCGTGGAGCTGCTCCTGGTAGTCGTCGTGGTAGCGATCGGGATTGAATTCTTCGGCCATCGAATCCACTACCTGCCCGGCCATTTTGAGCTCGGCGGGCTTGACCTCGACCTTCTTGTCGAGAATCGGGAAGTCCGGGTCACGAATCTCGTCGGGCCACAACAACGTATGGATGACCATCACGTCGCGCTTGCCGAAGTCCTTGACCCGCAACGCCGCCAGCCGCGTCTTGTTGCGCAGCGTGAAATGCACGATCGCCATCCGGTCCGTCTCGGCGAGTGTCTTGGCCAGCAGCACATAGGATTTCGACGACTTGGAGTCGGGCTCCAGAAAATAGCTGCGGTCGAACAGCATCGGGTCCACATCGCTGGCCGGCACGAACTCCAGCACCTCGATCTCTCGGCTGCGTTCCTCGGGCAGGGTGGCGATGTCGTCGTCGGTGATGATGACCATCTGGCCGTCATCGGATTCGTAGGCCCGGGCGATGTCACGGTATTCGACGACTTCGCCGTCCACCTCGCACACGCGCTGATATCGGATGCGGCCGTTGTCCTCGGCGTGTACCTGGTGGAATTTGATGTCGTGGTCCTGGGTGGCGCTGTACACCTTGACCGGGACGTTCACCAGCCCGAACGCGATGGAACCCTTCCAGATGGAGCGCATGTAAGTCAGTATGCCCATACTGTTCGCTGCCTAACAGCATCCGCGCCGTCGCGCCGCTGCTCAGAAGCCCGCGAGCGTAACGGGACGGCGAGATTGCGCTCGAATTTTCGCCCTGGCGTTACGCGTGGGCGTCCGACGAGACGCTAGCGGCGCCGGTTTGCTTGGGCGCGCAGCGCGGCGCGGTCGGGCAGATCGGCGCCGGCCCGCGAGACCGTCAGCGCCGACGCCAGGCTGGCGGCTTCGAGTGCCGCCCTGAGCTCGTCGAGGCCTATCCGATGCAGGGCGGCCCGCCGGTCGGCGCCCAACAAACCCACTGCCCACAGCGCATCCAGTAAGCCGACCATGAACGCGTCGCCGGCGCCGACGGTGTCGATGACCCCGACCGGCCGGGCCCCGACCCGGGCATTGCCGGCCGCGCAGAACGCCATGGCGCCCCGGGCGCCCAGGGTCACGACGACGATCGCGGGTCCCGAGGCCAGCCAGCCTCGCGCCGTGCGCTGCGGCTCGTGGTCGGGGTCGATCCACCTCAGGTCCTCGTCGCTGACCTTGACGATGTCGCTGCGCTCGACCAGCTGCGCGATGCGGGTCCGCGCCGCGTCCCGGTCGTCGATCAGCGACGGCCGCACGTTGGGGTCGAAGCTCAGCGTGGCCGAGATGCGATAAGCCTCGAGCAGCGACGCGACCGCCAAGCACCCCGGTTCGCGCACGGCGGCGATCGACCCGGTGTGCACCAGCAGCGGCGGCGCGACCTCGGGCGTACCGGAGACGCGCCAGTGCAGGTCGAATGTGTAAGCGGCCGAGCCGTCGTCGCCAATCGTCGCGACCGCGGTCGGCGTGCGTTCGGCCGAGACGCTTCCCGGAACGAGTTGCACACCAGAGGATTTCAGGTGCTCGGCGATGCGCCGGCCGGGTTCGTCGTCGGCGATATGGGTCAAGAAGTCGACGCCACGACCCAGCCGGGCCAGCCCGACCGCGACGTTGAGCGGGCTGCCGCCGACATGCTCGACGGTGCCGCGCCGCTCGACCCTGTCGATCAGCGCTTCACCTATGACCAGCGCGGCGCCCATAGACTCACAGTATGAGTTCGACGGCGGGGCCGCGGGTCAAGCTGACCAACGCCGAAAAAGTGCTGTATCCCGCCACCGGAACCACCAAGAGCGACATCTTCGACTACTACACGCAGATCGCCGAGGTGATGATCCCCCACGTCGCCGCGCGTCCGGCCACGCGCAAACGCTGGCCCAACGGCGTCGAACAGGAATCCTTCTTCGAAAAGCAACTGGCCTCGTCGGCCCCTGACTGGCTGCCACGCGCCAGCGTGACCCACCGATCCGGAACGACGACCTATCCGATCATCGACGACCCCGCCGGCCTGGCCTGGATCGCCCAACAGGCGGCGCTGGAAGTCCACGTGCCGCAGTGGCGATTCGTCGCCGAGTGGACCCGCAGCCGGGCCGAAGAACTCAAACCGGGCCCGGCGACGCGATTGGTGTTCGACCTCGACCCCGGTGAACGCGTGACGATGGCCCAGATGGCCAAGGTGGCGCGCGCCGTCCGCGACCTGATGGCCGGGATCGGACTGACCACCTTCCCGCTCACCAGCGGCAGCAAGGGCCTGCACCTGTACGCGCCGCTCGACGAGCCGGTGAGCAGCAAAGGCGCCACGGTACTGGCCAAACGCGTTGCGCAACAGCTGGAAAAGACGATGCCCAAGCTGGTCACCTCGACCATGACCAAGAGCCTGCGGGCGGGGAAGATCTTTTTGGACTGGAGCCAGAACAACGGCTCCAAGACGACGATCGCGCCGTACTCGCTGCGCGGACGCGAACATCCGACCGTCGCGGCGCCGCGCACCTGGGACGAACTCGACGACCCGTCGCTGCGCCAGTTGCGGTACGACGAAGTCCTGGCCCGGGTCGCGCGCGACGGCGATCTGCTTGCGGAGCTGGACGCCTCGGATAAGCAAGCCCCGGTGCCCGATCGGCTGACCAAGTACCGCAGCATGCGCGACGCGTCCAAGACCCCGGAGCCGGTCCCGGTGACAAAACCCGCTGTCGGGCAAGGGAATTCCTTCGTCATTCAAGAGCACCATGCGCGGCGGCTGCACTACGACTTCCGGCTGGAGCGCGACGGCGTGCTGGTGTCCTGGGCGGTGCCCAAGAACCTGCCCGAAACGCCGTCGGTGAACCACCTGGCGGTCCACACCGAGGATCATCCGCTCGAATACGGCGGGTTCGAGGGCGTCATCCCCAAGGGCGAATACGGTGCGGGCAAGGTGATCATCTGGGACTCCGGAACCTACGACGCCGAAAAGTTCCTCGACGATGAGGTCATCGTCAACCTGCACGGCGCCAAGATCTCCGGCCGCTACGCGCTGATTCAAACCAACGGCGACCAGTGGCTGGCGCACCGGATGAAGGACCAGAAGGTCTTCGAGTTCGACACGATCGCCCCCATGCTCGCCACCCACGGCTCGGTGACGGCACTGAAGGCAGGCCAGTGGGCGTTCGAGGGCAAGTGGGACGGTTACCGGCTCCTGATCGAAATCGACCACGGCTCCTTTCGGGTACGGTCGCGGCGCGGCCGCGAAGTCACCCAGGAGTACCGTGAACTCCGTTGGCTGGCAGACGGTCTCGCCGAACATCATGTGGTGCTCGACGGCGAGGCCGTCGTGCTGGACTCCTCCGGGGTGCCCAACTTCCACGAGATGCAAAACCGCGGCAAGGGCTCACGGGTCGAATTCTGGGCGTTCGACCTGCTCTACCTCGACGGCCGTTCGTTGCTGCGGGCCCGCTACCGCGATCGGCGAAAGTTGCTGGAAATGCTGGCAGCTGGCAGCAAGCTCATCGTCCCCGACCTGCTGCCCGGTGACGGCAAAGAGGCGCTGGAGCACTCCGGGGAGCGCGGCTGGGAGGGAGTGATCGCCAAGAAGCGCGACTCCACCTATCAGCCGGGCCGCCGTTCGTCGTCGTGGATCAAGGACAAGCACTGGAACACTCAGGAGATCGTCATCGGCGGTTGGAAAGCCGGCGAAGGCGGACGCAGCAGCGGCATCGGCTCACTGCTGATGGGTATCCCCAGCGCGGGCGGGCTGCGTTTCGCCGGGCGCGTCGGCACCGGGTTCACCGAACGCGACCTGGCCAAGTTGAAGAAGACGCTGGCGCCGCTGCACACCGACGAATCCCCCTTCGACCCACCGCTTCCCCGAAGCGAAGCTCGCGGCGTGACGTACGTGCGGCCGGTGCTGGTCGGGGAGGTGCGCTACAGCGAGTGGACCCCGGATGACCGGTTACGCCAATCGAGTTGGCGCGGGCTGCGACCGGACAAGGAGGCAAGTGAGGTGGTGCGCGAGTGAAATGGGTTACCTACCAAGACAGTTCGGGCGCAGAACGTGTCGGCGTCCTGGCAGGTGATGCGATCTATGCGCTGCCATCGGGCGTGACGCTCCTCGATCTCGTCGCCCGCGGTGCCGACGGATTGCGGCAGGCGGGGGAGGATGCGCAACGGTCCCCGGCGGCGGCCTCGCTGGCGGAGGTGCGATTGCTGGCACCGATCCCACGACCGCCGTCCATCCGCGATTCCCTGTGCTTCCTCGACCACATGCGCAACTGCCAGGCCGCGCTGGGCGCCGGTCGGACGCTCGGCGATTCCTGGTACCGCATACCGGCCTTTTACTTCGCCTGCCCGGCAACGATTTTGGGTCCGTACGACGACGCCCCGACGGCGCCCGGAAGCGCGTGGCAGGACTTCGAATTGGAGATCGCCGCCGTGATCGGCGCCGGGGGCAAGGACCTCACGGTCGAAGAGGCGGAACGGGCGATCATCGGCTACACGATCTTCAACGACTGGTCCGCCCGCGATCTGCAGCAGATGGAGAGTCAACTTGGGATCGGGCAGGGCAAGGGCAAAGACAGCGGGGTCACGCTGGGCCCCTATCTGGTGACCCCCGACGAGCTCGAACGGTATGCCCACCCCTCCTATCCGGGCAGGCTGAACCTGCGGGTCACCGCCCTGGTCAACGACGTCGTCATCGGTTCCGGGTCGACCACCCAGATGGACTGGACCTTCGGCGAAGTCATCTCCTATGCGTCGCGCGGCGTCACCCTCGCACCCGGTGACGTCATCGGCTCCGGGACCGTGCCCACCTGCACGCTGGTCGAGCACCTCAATCCCGCAGCCCTGGAATCGTTTCCGGGCTGGCTACACGACGGCGACGTCGTCACGCTCCAGGTCGAAGGGCTGGGGGAGACCCGGCAAACCGTGCGCGCCAGCGGTGCGCCGCACCCCCTGGCCGCGCGGCCGAATCCGGACGCCACCCCCGCCCCGCCGCGAGTCAACCCCGCCCGCGCGCGGGTGCCCTACACCCGCGGGCTGCACGAGGTCGGCGACCGGGTGTGGGCCTGGACACTGCCCGACGGCGGCTACGGATGGAGCAACGCCGGTCTCATCGCCGGCGACGGCGCTTCCCTGCTGGTGGACACCCTGTTCGACCTGGCGTTGACCCGCGAAATGCTCACGGCGATGCAGGCCCACACCGCGGCCGCGCCGATCGCCGACGCGGTGATCACGCACTCCAACGGGGACCACACGCACGGCAACCAACTGCTCGACCCCTCGGTGCGGATCATCGCCGCGCGCGGGACGGCCGAGGAGATCGAGCACGGGATGGCCCCGGAGATGCTGGCCATGGCGCAGACGGCCAACCTCGGCCCGGTCGCCACACCGTACACGCGAGAACGCTTCGGGCACTTCGATTTCAGCAACATCACGCTGCGCAACGCGGATCAGACGTTCGAACGTAACCTTGCGATCGAGGTGGGTGGGCGGCGCATCGATGTGCTGAACCTGGGTCCCGCGCACACCGCCGCCGACTCGGTGGTGCATGTGCCGGACGCGGGGGTGCTGTTCGGCGGCGACCTGTTGTTCATAGGCTGCACACCCATCGTGTGGGCCGGCCCTATCGCCAACTGGGTCGCCGCCTGTGACGCGATGATCGCGCTGGACGCGCCGACGGTCGTGCCGGGCCACGGTCCGGTTACCGATCCTGATGGGATCCGTTCGGTGCGTGGCTATCTCGTGCATGTCGCCGAACAGGCCGAGGCCGCGTACCGCAAGGGTCTGTCGTGGGCCGAGGCCTCCGACACCATCGATCTCGGCGAGTACGCGTCCTGGCTGGACGCCGAGCGCGTCGTCGTCAACGTCTACCAGCGATACCGCGAACTCGACCCGCAGACACCGCAGTTGGAGGTCATGGCCCTGCTCGTGATGCAGGCCGAATGGCTGGCCAAACGGACCTCGTGACCGTCTTCGTCGCCGCGAACGTGCCACTATCAACGCATTTCTCGAGACGAGCTGGCCCCAGTTGCACTCTCGCGGTCAGGTCCGCACCGCCCGGACGAAGCTGATCGTGGCGGCGGGGGCCTGGTGCTCGGCTTCCCCCAATCCCGGCAGGCCCGCCGCCGAAAACAGGTCGGCGAGTCGGAATTCGGTGGTCTCCCACCCGTTGGCCTGTAGATGCGCGGCCACGTCGGTGTGCTCCCCGGGATAGGTCAACGCGGTGATGTCCAGGTCGAGCCCTTGCCGCCGCCACCCCTCGGCCATGAGCCGCGATTTCTCCAGCGCCTCCGGCGAAGTCCCGGCCACGGCCCCGAAGTCGGCGGCGAACCGGCTGCCCTCGCTGGACAGCGGAATGATCGCGTCCAGCAGCCGCACCTCGGCCTCGGGCGGAAGGAATCCGATCAGCACTCCCTCGGCCAGCCACGCCGTCGGCTCGCCCGGGTCGAAACCGGACGCCCGCAGGGCCGCCGGCCAATCCTCGCGCAGATCGATACCCACGGTGCGCAATTCGGCGGTTGGGGCCGCGCCGATCTCGGCCAGCGTCGCGGTCTTGAACGCGATCACCTCGGGCTGATCGATCTCGTACACCGTCGTCTCCGCGGGCCATGGCAGCCGATAGGCGCGCGAATCCAGCCCCGACGCCACGATCACGACTTGGCGCAGGCCGGCCTGCCCGGCCGCGGCGAAATAGTCGTCGTAAAACAGCGCCCGCGCGGCGAAGGTGTCGACGAACCGCGAAAACCCGACGCCCTCTTCGATGTCGGAGGAATCGATTTCGCCGGTCGCCAGCTTGGTGAACAGATCGATGCCGGCGGCGCGCACCAGCGGCTCGGCGAATTCATCGGTGATGACCGGTCGCGCGCGCCTGGTGGCGGCCGCCCGCGCCGCGGCGACCATGGTGGCGGTGGCGCCCACGCTGTTGGCCAGGTCCCAGGTGTCACCTTCGGTTCGTGCCATGGCTGCTCCTTCGATGTGTGGCCAAACCACGGTATGCCCGATCGGTCGCCTACGGTCTCGGTATGCCTTCAGTGAAACTGGAAACCCTCGAGGACAACATCGCCTGCATCACCTTGAACCGGCCCGAACGCCTCAACGCGATCGACGGCTCGTTGATCGACGGCGTCGATGACGCCTTGGACGCGCTTGGCACCGGCGAGTTCAGGGTGGCGATCCTGACCGGGGCCGGCCGGGGATTTTGCGCCGGCGCGGATTTGAGCGGCACCGGGCAGCCGTGGACCGAGAACAAGCCGACCACCCCGGCGTTCAAGGTCAACTACGACGGCCAGGTCCGGCTGGCCAACCTGTACACCCGGATCTACGAGCTGGACATTCCGGTAATCGCCGCGGTCAACGGTGTCGCCGTCGGGGGCGGCCTGGCGTTCACGTTGGTCAGCGATATCCGGGTCGCCTCGGATCATGCGCGGTTCGGTTCGGTGTTCATCAAGGCCGGCTTCTCGTCGATGGACATGGGCACCAGCTACCTGCTGCCGAAGATCGTCGGTGCGGGGGTGGCACGCGAACTCATGCTCACCGGCCGCATCATCGACGCGGCCGAGGCCTATCGCATCAAGCTGGTGCACGAGGTCGTCGCGCCCGACGAGCTGATGCCTACCGCGCTCAAGTTGGCCCGCTCGATTGCCGAGAACAACGCTTATGGCGTGTGGCAGACCAAGATTGGGCTCAACGCGGCGCTGGATGCGCCCAGCCTGCGCCATGCCATCGAGATCGAGAACCGCACCCAGATCCTCAGCGGTTTCACCAACAACCCGGTCGAGGCCGCCAAGGCTCACATGGAAAAGCGCGCGCCGCGGTGGGATACGTTGTGAGAGTCAGAGCTTCGCGATTACGTTCTCGGCGAACATCTCCAGGTTGCGGATCTTGCTCTCCAGCGGCTCGGTGTCCTTGCCCTTGATGTAGGGGATCCGGAAGCCGACGATGACATCGGTGACGCCCTTGTCCTCGAGCCGCTTGATGCCGTCGGCGGTGTAGGCGTCGGCGGAGATGACGTGGATCTCGAAAGGCCCGGTCTTGCCGGCTTCTTCGCGGAACCGCTTGAGCTTGGCGAGCAGGTGGTCGAGTTCTTCGGGGTCGCTGCCGCCGTGCATCCAGCCGTCCAGGCGGGCCGCGCGCCGCAACGCCGCGTCGGCGTGACCGCCGATCAGGATCGGGACCGGTTTGGTCGGAGCCGGCGTCATCTTGGTCTTGGGGATGTCGTAGAACTCGCCGTGGAATTCGAAGTAGTCACCGGAGGTGAGGCCCTGGATGATCTCGATGCATTCGTCCATGCGCTTGCCGCGCTTGGCGAAGGGGACTCCCAGCAGTTCGTAGTCCTCGGGCCACGGGCTGGTGCCGACGCCGAAACCCACCCGGTTGTCGGTCATCGCGGCCAGTGACCCAATTTGCTTGGCCACCAACGCCGGTGGCCGGATGGGCAGCTTGAGAACGAAGAAGTTGAACCGCAGTTTCGAGGTGACCGCACCCAATGCCGATGTCAGCACGAAGGTTTCGATGAACTCCTTGCCGTCCAGGAACTCGCGGTTGCCGTCCGGGGTGTAGGGGTACTTCGAGTCGGATTCGAAGGGGTAGGCGATGCTGTCGGCGATCGTCATGGCGTCGTAGCCGGCGGCCTCGGCCGCCTTGGCCAGCGGGACGTAGAACCGAAAGTCAGTCATCGCCTCTGCGTAGGTAAACCGCACGTCATCTGCCTTCCTGAAGGGGTCGTCCCACGACATTAGAACGTGTTCTAGTTTCAGCACAACCGGCGGATCGGTGTGGCTAGAACAGATTGGAACGAGTCAGAGCTGGTTCTCGGGGCCGATGACCGCCCACACCGTCTTGCCGGACGCCCTCGGCGTGCTGCCCCACGTGCGGGACAACGCGTCGACGATCGCCAGCCCGGAGACGTCGATGCCCTTCGCCGGAGACGGAAGCCGCACGGCGGGCGTGTTGCTGGCATCGGAGACCGCGATGGTCGCCGCCGTGCCCTGCGTCTCGAGCCGCATGACCGGGACGCTGGCGGTGTGTTCCAGCACGTTCTCCACGAACACGTTGACGACCACCAACGCGACGGGGATGAGCTTGGCCTGCGACCACGTGGTGAGCCATTCGCGGACCAGCCGCCGCGACTCGCGCAGGCTGGTCAGGTCGGCGGGCAGCTGGGCATCGGCGCGCCGCACGGCGCGACGGCCGTTCTGGCCGAGCGCCTTCATCGCCGCCTTCTGGCTCGAATACACCGGCATGAAGTGGGCGATCCCGCTGCGGGTGATCGCCTCGCGGGCCGCCCGATTGGTGCAGACGAACACGATCGGAACGTGGGCCGCGCTGCCGATCTGCCAGTAGGCGCCCATGAAGGTCGACCACGCCGGTTCGGCGTTCAGCTTGAGCCCGGAGACATCGACGATCACGGCGGTGGCACCGTCCGACGTCGCCTTGATGAGGCGGTCGCGCAATGCGGTGGAGTTGGCGGCATCCAGCACGCCGTCGACGGTCAGAACGGCTATCGAGTCATCCGTCCGCG
The sequence above is drawn from the Mycobacterium marseillense genome and encodes:
- the pstC gene encoding phosphate ABC transporter permease subunit PstC, with translation MSARVARRGDRLFKLVAATAGSTIVVAILLIAVFLLLRALPSLRVNHANFFTSAEFSTSNPHKLAFGIRDLLMVTVLSSLTALVLSVPIAVGIAVFLTQYAPKRLARPFGAVVDLLAAVPSIIFGLWGIFVLAPQIEPVAAFLNRHLGWFFLFKQGNVSLAGGGTIFTAGVVLSVMILPIVTSVSREVFRQTPHIQMEAAQALGATKWEVVRMTVLPFGRSGVIAASMLGLGRALGETVAVLIILRSAARPGHWSLFDGGYTFASKIASAAAEFSAPLPTGAYISAGFALFVLTFIVNALARAIAGGKVNG
- the pstA gene encoding phosphate ABC transporter permease PstA codes for the protein MTVDALDRPVKAEVFRPLSFRRRITNNAATIFFLASFLIALVPLIWVLSIVIQRGWYAVTRSGWWTHSLHGVLPEQFLGGVYHALYGTLVQAGVAAALAVPLGLMTAVFLVEYGSGRLVRLTTFMVDVLAGVPSIVAALFIFSLWIATLGFQQSSFAVSLALVLLMLPVVVRSAEEMLRLVPDDLREASYALGVPKWKTIVRIVFPIAMPGIVSGILLSIARVIGETAPVLVLVGYSRSINFDIFHGNMASLPLLIYTELTNPEHAGFLRIWGAALTLIIIVAVINVVAAATRFLATRQR
- a CDS encoding Ku protein, coding for MRSIWKGSIAFGLVNVPVKVYSATQDHDIKFHQVHAEDNGRIRYQRVCEVDGEVVEYRDIARAYESDDGQMVIITDDDIATLPEERSREIEVLEFVPASDVDPMLFDRSYFLEPDSKSSKSYVLLAKTLAETDRMAIVHFTLRNKTRLAALRVKDFGKRDVMVIHTLLWPDEIRDPDFPILDKKVEVKPAELKMAGQVVDSMAEEFNPDRYHDDYQEQLHELVQAKLEGGEAFTTEEKPKELDETEDVSDLLAKLEASVKARSGGGDGKAPAKKAPAKKTAAKKAPAKKTAAKKAPAKKAAAKS
- a CDS encoding carbohydrate kinase family protein, producing MGAALVIGEALIDRVERRGTVEHVGGSPLNVAVGLARLGRGVDFLTHIADDEPGRRIAEHLKSSGVQLVPGSVSAERTPTAVATIGDDGSAAYTFDLHWRVSGTPEVAPPLLVHTGSIAAVREPGCLAVASLLEAYRISATLSFDPNVRPSLIDDRDAARTRIAQLVERSDIVKVSDEDLRWIDPDHEPQRTARGWLASGPAIVVVTLGARGAMAFCAAGNARVGARPVGVIDTVGAGDAFMVGLLDALWAVGLLGADRRAALHRIGLDELRAALEAASLASALTVSRAGADLPDRAALRAQANRRR
- a CDS encoding ATP-dependent DNA ligase, whose protein sequence is MSSTAGPRVKLTNAEKVLYPATGTTKSDIFDYYTQIAEVMIPHVAARPATRKRWPNGVEQESFFEKQLASSAPDWLPRASVTHRSGTTTYPIIDDPAGLAWIAQQAALEVHVPQWRFVAEWTRSRAEELKPGPATRLVFDLDPGERVTMAQMAKVARAVRDLMAGIGLTTFPLTSGSKGLHLYAPLDEPVSSKGATVLAKRVAQQLEKTMPKLVTSTMTKSLRAGKIFLDWSQNNGSKTTIAPYSLRGREHPTVAAPRTWDELDDPSLRQLRYDEVLARVARDGDLLAELDASDKQAPVPDRLTKYRSMRDASKTPEPVPVTKPAVGQGNSFVIQEHHARRLHYDFRLERDGVLVSWAVPKNLPETPSVNHLAVHTEDHPLEYGGFEGVIPKGEYGAGKVIIWDSGTYDAEKFLDDEVIVNLHGAKISGRYALIQTNGDQWLAHRMKDQKVFEFDTIAPMLATHGSVTALKAGQWAFEGKWDGYRLLIEIDHGSFRVRSRRGREVTQEYRELRWLADGLAEHHVVLDGEAVVLDSSGVPNFHEMQNRGKGSRVEFWAFDLLYLDGRSLLRARYRDRRKLLEMLAAGSKLIVPDLLPGDGKEALEHSGERGWEGVIAKKRDSTYQPGRRSSSWIKDKHWNTQEIVIGGWKAGEGGRSSGIGSLLMGIPSAGGLRFAGRVGTGFTERDLAKLKKTLAPLHTDESPFDPPLPRSEARGVTYVRPVLVGEVRYSEWTPDDRLRQSSWRGLRPDKEASEVVRE
- a CDS encoding fumarylacetoacetate hydrolase family protein, which translates into the protein MKWVTYQDSSGAERVGVLAGDAIYALPSGVTLLDLVARGADGLRQAGEDAQRSPAAASLAEVRLLAPIPRPPSIRDSLCFLDHMRNCQAALGAGRTLGDSWYRIPAFYFACPATILGPYDDAPTAPGSAWQDFELEIAAVIGAGGKDLTVEEAERAIIGYTIFNDWSARDLQQMESQLGIGQGKGKDSGVTLGPYLVTPDELERYAHPSYPGRLNLRVTALVNDVVIGSGSTTQMDWTFGEVISYASRGVTLAPGDVIGSGTVPTCTLVEHLNPAALESFPGWLHDGDVVTLQVEGLGETRQTVRASGAPHPLAARPNPDATPAPPRVNPARARVPYTRGLHEVGDRVWAWTLPDGGYGWSNAGLIAGDGASLLVDTLFDLALTREMLTAMQAHTAAAPIADAVITHSNGDHTHGNQLLDPSVRIIAARGTAEEIEHGMAPEMLAMAQTANLGPVATPYTRERFGHFDFSNITLRNADQTFERNLAIEVGGRRIDVLNLGPAHTAADSVVHVPDAGVLFGGDLLFIGCTPIVWAGPIANWVAACDAMIALDAPTVVPGHGPVTDPDGIRSVRGYLVHVAEQAEAAYRKGLSWAEASDTIDLGEYASWLDAERVVVNVYQRYRELDPQTPQLEVMALLVMQAEWLAKRTS
- a CDS encoding class I SAM-dependent methyltransferase; this encodes MARTEGDTWDLANSVGATATMVAAARAAATRRARPVITDEFAEPLVRAAGIDLFTKLATGEIDSSDIEEGVGFSRFVDTFAARALFYDDYFAAAGQAGLRQVVIVASGLDSRAYRLPWPAETTVYEIDQPEVIAFKTATLAEIGAAPTAELRTVGIDLREDWPAALRASGFDPGEPTAWLAEGVLIGFLPPEAEVRLLDAIIPLSSEGSRFAADFGAVAGTSPEALEKSRLMAEGWRRQGLDLDITALTYPGEHTDVAAHLQANGWETTEFRLADLFSAAGLPGLGEAEHQAPAATISFVRAVRT
- a CDS encoding enoyl-CoA hydratase/isomerase family protein — protein: MPSVKLETLEDNIACITLNRPERLNAIDGSLIDGVDDALDALGTGEFRVAILTGAGRGFCAGADLSGTGQPWTENKPTTPAFKVNYDGQVRLANLYTRIYELDIPVIAAVNGVAVGGGLAFTLVSDIRVASDHARFGSVFIKAGFSSMDMGTSYLLPKIVGAGVARELMLTGRIIDAAEAYRIKLVHEVVAPDELMPTALKLARSIAENNAYGVWQTKIGLNAALDAPSLRHAIEIENRTQILSGFTNNPVEAAKAHMEKRAPRWDTL
- a CDS encoding LLM class flavin-dependent oxidoreductase, translating into MRFTYAEAMTDFRFYVPLAKAAEAAGYDAMTIADSIAYPFESDSKYPYTPDGNREFLDGKEFIETFVLTSALGAVTSKLRFNFFVLKLPIRPPALVAKQIGSLAAMTDNRVGFGVGTSPWPEDYELLGVPFAKRGKRMDECIEIIQGLTSGDYFEFHGEFYDIPKTKMTPAPTKPVPILIGGHADAALRRAARLDGWMHGGSDPEELDHLLAKLKRFREEAGKTGPFEIHVISADAYTADGIKRLEDKGVTDVIVGFRIPYIKGKDTEPLESKIRNLEMFAENVIAKL